One genomic segment of Chitinophaga sancti includes these proteins:
- a CDS encoding ATP-binding protein, whose translation MVIIVTGLPGSGKSYLAVRLADELQAVYASSDRIRKKMIPNRNYSAKEKESVYDEMYNRMVAAIRAKKDIVLDATFYRDSLRQKFILEAGPGSQIRIIEVTAAESLIKERLGQKRADSEADFHVYQQLKAQYEPIHDPHLTLVSTNNNISELLGTALKYIRSNHDQGADQ comes from the coding sequence ATGGTAATCATCGTCACAGGATTGCCCGGATCAGGAAAAAGCTACCTGGCAGTACGTTTGGCTGATGAACTGCAGGCTGTCTATGCCAGTAGCGACCGTATCAGGAAAAAGATGATACCTAACCGCAATTACTCTGCCAAAGAGAAAGAAAGCGTATATGACGAAATGTATAATAGAATGGTGGCAGCCATCCGGGCAAAAAAAGACATAGTGCTGGACGCTACATTTTACAGGGATAGCCTCCGGCAAAAGTTCATCCTGGAAGCCGGTCCGGGCAGCCAGATCCGCATTATCGAAGTAACTGCAGCAGAATCACTTATAAAAGAGAGACTGGGGCAAAAAAGAGCCGACAGTGAGGCCGACTTTCATGTGTATCAACAATTAAAAGCGCAATATGAACCCATACATGACCCTCACCTGACCCTCGTTTCGACAAACAATAATATAAGTGAACTGCTCGGTACAGCATTAAAATATATAAGATCAAACCATGACCAGGGAGCAGATCAATAA
- a CDS encoding BON domain-containing protein, giving the protein MRSDYILQQNVLDEFLWEPSLEAAEIGVSVKNGIVTLSGTVDSISKKNSAERAVKRIKDVKAVAMAIEVVYPSNSRKTDAEIAKAALDALAWNSLVPKDHIRIEVENGYITLEGEVEWQYQRNAAKDVVKDLQGVKGIANLIVVKPIPSSFLVKNNILNALHRMANIDAHNIQVLTLDNTIILNGTVRSWRELEQVEHVVWSTPGVSAVINDLEVAYYETVTIR; this is encoded by the coding sequence GTGAGAAGTGATTATATATTGCAACAAAATGTCCTGGATGAATTTTTGTGGGAACCATCCCTGGAAGCTGCAGAAATAGGGGTGTCAGTTAAAAATGGAATTGTAACCTTAAGCGGTACAGTGGATAGTATTAGTAAAAAGAACTCAGCAGAACGTGCGGTGAAAAGAATTAAGGATGTTAAGGCCGTAGCAATGGCTATAGAAGTAGTTTATCCCAGCAATAGCAGGAAAACAGACGCTGAGATTGCAAAGGCTGCTCTAGATGCATTGGCATGGAATAGCCTGGTTCCAAAAGATCACATCCGCATCGAAGTAGAAAATGGATATATCACTTTGGAAGGGGAAGTGGAATGGCAATATCAGCGGAATGCTGCAAAAGATGTTGTTAAAGACCTGCAGGGGGTGAAAGGCATTGCTAATTTGATTGTTGTAAAACCAATCCCATCTTCTTTCCTGGTAAAGAACAATATTTTGAACGCATTGCACCGGATGGCAAATATTGACGCTCATAATATCCAGGTTTTAACCCTGGATAATACGATCATCCTCAATGGAACAGTGCGCTCCTGGCGGGAGCTGGAACAGGTGGAACATGTAGTCTGGTCTACACCTGGAGTTTCAGCTGTTATCAATGACCTTGAAGTAGCGTATTATGAAACGGTTACTATCAGATAA
- a CDS encoding acyl-CoA desaturase: MKTIKYISSDAWEKQFSSTVRSNVNSYFKEKGISTKGNFTLVTQTIAMLFLYIAPYVLLLTVSINIWISLLLVITMGVGMAGIGMCVMHDAVHGSFSEKEWINKIMGGTMYLLGSNVFNWKVQHNMMHHAYTNIEGYDEDIAKKGPIRLSQYSPLKRIHRYQYIHAFFFYGLMTIAKLFNDFTQLSRYNKEGITEKFHINPVREYIKMVIVKVLYLFIFIGVPILFTGYTWWQVLLGFFIMHWTAGAILSTVFQMAHVVEGAQQFIADENGIIHHDWAVHELRTTADFARNNLFLNWYIGGLNFQIEHHLFPNISHVHYRKIAPIVEWTAHEFNLFYNLKPSFFAALRSHIHRLKKLGMGEEKIA, encoded by the coding sequence ATGAAAACGATAAAGTATATAAGTAGCGACGCATGGGAAAAACAGTTTTCTTCGACTGTTAGAAGTAATGTAAACAGTTATTTTAAAGAAAAAGGTATTTCCACCAAAGGAAATTTTACATTGGTGACACAGACTATCGCCATGTTGTTTTTATATATCGCTCCATATGTGCTATTGCTGACCGTTTCAATAAATATTTGGATCTCATTATTGCTGGTGATCACCATGGGGGTAGGAATGGCAGGGATAGGTATGTGTGTAATGCATGATGCGGTACATGGTTCATTCTCTGAGAAGGAATGGATTAATAAAATAATGGGAGGTACCATGTATTTGCTGGGTAGCAATGTGTTTAACTGGAAAGTGCAGCATAATATGATGCATCATGCATATACTAATATTGAAGGGTACGATGAAGATATCGCGAAAAAAGGTCCTATCAGACTTTCTCAATATTCCCCATTAAAGAGAATTCATCGTTATCAGTACATTCATGCATTTTTCTTTTATGGACTTATGACTATCGCGAAATTGTTTAATGATTTTACGCAGCTTTCCAGGTACAACAAAGAAGGAATAACCGAAAAATTCCACATTAATCCGGTGAGAGAGTATATTAAGATGGTTATAGTAAAAGTCCTTTACCTGTTTATTTTTATTGGTGTTCCTATCCTATTTACCGGATATACCTGGTGGCAGGTACTTCTTGGATTTTTTATAATGCACTGGACTGCGGGAGCCATACTTAGTACTGTTTTTCAAATGGCGCATGTGGTTGAAGGTGCCCAGCAGTTCATCGCCGATGAGAATGGGATTATTCATCATGATTGGGCTGTTCATGAACTACGGACAACAGCGGATTTTGCAAGGAACAATCTTTTTCTGAATTGGTATATTGGGGGATTGAATTTTCAAATCGAACATCATCTTTTTCCAAATATCAGTCATGTACATTACAGAAAGATAGCGCCAATCGTGGAGTGGACGGCCCATGAATTCAATTTATTTTACAATTTAAAACCATCTTTTTTTGCAGCGCTTCGTTCACATATCCACAGGCTTAAAAAATTGGGTATGGGGGAAGAGAAGATTGCGTAA
- a CDS encoding lysylphosphatidylglycerol synthase domain-containing protein: MRHYHYYSNISLGFSSIIPGLLLAQVIGSLPISPGSLIAYESSLTYFYTLFGVQVHAALIITLLYRFFTFWLPIPIGLILYRNLQR; this comes from the coding sequence ATGCGACATTATCACTATTACAGCAATATTAGTCTGGGCTTTAGCAGTATTATACCCGGGTTACTGCTGGCACAGGTAATTGGTTCACTTCCCATATCTCCAGGTTCTCTTATTGCCTACGAAAGTTCACTTACCTACTTTTACACTTTATTCGGGGTGCAGGTTCATGCAGCGCTTATAATTACATTACTCTACAGATTTTTTACTTTCTGGTTGCCAATACCTATAGGACTAATATTATACAGAAATTTACAGCGTTAA
- a CDS encoding response regulator, with product MSTILVIDDDLPVRGNLVEILELAGYNVIVAEDGKKGLLMAETWRPDLILCDLSVPILDGYVVLQMLSRNEACCRIPFIFLTSRTDRAGIRMAMDLGADDCITKPFNPSDLLSSIECRLRKVTSRRLPQIGDMKKMMLIIGNSTDRSEVTLQEFVKDRNVKFFKKKQVIYREGNYPSCFYYILKGMVKIYVFDEDGKELITELCVEGDFLGFTALLYQQRYTDNAETIGEVQLAIIPYDDFQELLGVDNNFRNQIIKLLAHDIEEKEQHLLKSAYDSLRKKTADALLTVFNKNIQSGQVDAGIKFSRSNLAALAGVAKESLARTLAEFRDEHLIDIRSGTIYILDMGKITKMCK from the coding sequence ATGTCTACAATACTTGTAATTGACGATGATTTACCTGTCAGAGGCAATTTAGTTGAAATTCTTGAGTTGGCAGGGTATAATGTCATTGTCGCTGAAGATGGAAAAAAAGGTTTGTTAATGGCTGAGACCTGGCGTCCTGACCTGATCCTATGTGATTTGTCGGTTCCTATCCTGGATGGTTATGTTGTACTTCAGATGTTAAGCCGCAATGAGGCCTGTTGCAGAATTCCATTTATTTTTCTCACCTCAAGGACCGATCGGGCAGGTATCCGGATGGCAATGGATCTTGGGGCAGACGATTGTATCACGAAGCCATTTAATCCTTCGGATTTGCTTAGTTCGATTGAATGTCGGTTACGAAAAGTCACGAGCAGAAGATTGCCGCAAATAGGCGATATGAAAAAAATGATGCTGATAATCGGCAATTCTACGGATAGAAGCGAAGTTACGTTACAGGAATTTGTCAAAGACCGTAACGTAAAGTTTTTTAAAAAGAAACAGGTTATTTATCGCGAAGGAAATTATCCCTCCTGTTTTTATTATATCCTGAAAGGAATGGTAAAAATATATGTTTTTGATGAGGACGGGAAAGAGTTAATAACAGAACTATGTGTTGAGGGAGATTTTTTAGGGTTTACGGCTTTATTATATCAACAGCGATATACAGACAATGCAGAGACGATTGGAGAGGTGCAACTTGCTATAATTCCATACGATGATTTTCAGGAACTACTTGGGGTGGATAATAATTTCAGGAATCAAATTATTAAGTTACTTGCACACGATATTGAAGAAAAGGAACAACATTTACTTAAATCGGCTTATGATTCGCTGCGTAAGAAAACGGCAGATGCATTACTTACAGTTTTTAATAAAAATATTCAATCAGGCCAGGTTGATGCAGGTATAAAATTTTCCCGGAGTAATCTCGCTGCACTTGCAGGGGTAGCCAAGGAATCGTTGGCCAGAACTTTAGCAGAATTCAGGGATGAGCATCTAATTGATATCCGGAGCGGCACCATTTATATCCTTGATATGGGTAAGATCACCAAGATGTGTAAATGA
- a CDS encoding universal stress protein — MNKIIAVFDGFNFSDILLQKVISIALINNCMISGIYLEDLNNKIPQISADHSQNNFCGKVFVNDSDDRASALSRFEKACTTAGIHFKVHRDSDVAIHELLSESRYADLLIIAGSCEFSRNKESLTPHYLKNLFYRAECPVLLVPGKLHVIEGVSWLYDGSPGCLQALKMLGYLLPFFHRLPLEVLIYGAFPAGNNLPCCHFIEELYIDHASDVTFRNFIGHSSSKLFSYLRGHFGRNLLLSWASRPLDVVSEINNGMAGQLLVNTEWPLLIVKQ, encoded by the coding sequence ATGAACAAAATAATAGCTGTCTTTGATGGCTTCAATTTTTCAGATATTTTATTACAAAAGGTTATAAGTATTGCCCTTATTAATAACTGCATGATCAGTGGAATTTATCTGGAAGATCTTAATAATAAAATCCCTCAAATATCAGCGGACCATTCTCAGAATAATTTTTGCGGGAAAGTTTTTGTAAACGATTCTGATGATCGGGCATCGGCTTTGAGCCGATTTGAAAAGGCCTGTACAACTGCCGGCATCCATTTTAAAGTGCACCGTGACAGTGACGTTGCGATACATGAACTTTTGTCCGAAAGCAGATATGCAGATCTTCTAATAATTGCAGGTAGTTGTGAATTTTCCCGTAACAAAGAAAGCTTAACTCCTCATTACCTAAAGAATCTTTTTTACCGGGCAGAATGTCCGGTATTGCTTGTGCCCGGAAAATTACACGTAATTGAAGGTGTCTCCTGGTTATATGATGGATCGCCAGGTTGCTTGCAGGCGCTTAAAATGCTGGGATATTTATTGCCTTTTTTCCATAGGCTGCCTCTTGAGGTATTGATATATGGGGCTTTCCCAGCTGGCAATAATTTACCCTGTTGTCATTTCATTGAGGAACTTTACATAGATCATGCATCAGATGTTACTTTTCGGAATTTTATAGGTCATTCCTCTTCGAAATTATTTTCTTATTTGCGCGGGCATTTTGGCCGGAATTTGTTGTTGTCATGGGCCAGCAGGCCCTTGGATGTAGTATCCGAAATCAATAATGGAATGGCTGGGCAGCTGTTGGTAAATACAGAGTGGCCATTGCTAATAGTCAAGCAATAA
- a CDS encoding PAS domain-containing sensor histidine kinase: MNVFSSTPELDLNALFYHASVGILVTDEDGYIIKANPFLLKMFGYESHQLENQKIEILIPQRYHASHTTKRNHYIKNPDHRQMGHGAEFEAIKKNGEIFSVEVSLSPYQQHEKKYITAFVNDITLRKKAEAELLEVKAKDLIMEVNLSREIQQNELKTRFVSMASHEFRIPLSAILSSSYLITQYGQRGNFDQQEKHINKIKNAVSLLTGILNNFLSIEKIEEGKITPTIKEVAIEDYLSNICEEINPLTSSEQQILYTHSGDVIIYTDPVLLRHIITNLLSNAVKFSPKKKNVFMQSQCTDAGFEIKVIDQGIGIPAASQANIFDRFFRASNSGNIQGTGLGLSIIASYVKLLKGTISFESEEGKGTTFIIRFDRFQE, translated from the coding sequence ATGAATGTATTTAGTTCTACTCCGGAATTAGATTTGAATGCACTATTCTATCATGCATCTGTTGGGATCCTGGTAACAGATGAAGATGGTTATATTATAAAGGCCAATCCATTTTTATTGAAAATGTTCGGATATGAAAGCCACCAACTGGAGAATCAGAAGATCGAAATTCTCATTCCCCAAAGGTATCATGCCAGCCATACTACCAAACGAAACCATTATATCAAAAACCCTGACCACAGGCAGATGGGGCATGGTGCAGAGTTTGAGGCAATAAAGAAAAACGGGGAAATCTTCTCTGTTGAAGTAAGTCTCAGTCCATATCAGCAGCATGAGAAAAAATATATAACTGCCTTTGTAAACGATATCACCCTGCGCAAAAAAGCAGAGGCAGAATTGCTGGAGGTGAAAGCAAAAGATCTGATTATGGAAGTTAATCTCTCGCGGGAAATACAGCAAAATGAGCTAAAGACCAGGTTTGTCTCGATGGCCTCGCATGAATTCCGGATTCCCCTTAGTGCAATTCTCTCATCATCTTATCTTATAACGCAATATGGACAAAGAGGTAATTTTGATCAACAGGAAAAACATATTAATAAAATTAAAAATGCCGTCAGTTTGTTAACCGGTATCCTGAACAACTTCCTCTCCATTGAAAAAATAGAAGAAGGAAAAATTACGCCCACCATCAAAGAAGTAGCTATTGAAGATTACCTATCTAATATCTGCGAAGAGATCAACCCACTTACCAGCTCCGAACAGCAGATCCTTTACACACATTCAGGAGATGTTATCATATATACTGATCCGGTGCTTCTTAGGCATATTATCACCAATTTGTTGTCAAACGCAGTCAAATTTTCACCTAAGAAAAAGAATGTCTTTATGCAAAGCCAGTGTACAGACGCCGGATTTGAAATTAAGGTGATCGATCAGGGTATAGGTATTCCTGCAGCATCCCAGGCGAATATATTTGACCGTTTTTTCAGAGCATCCAATTCTGGCAACATTCAGGGAACAGGATTGGGGCTAAGTATAATAGCCAGTTATGTAAAATTGTTAAAAGGAACAATTTCTTTTGAAAGTGAAGAAGGAAAAGGAACTACGTTTATTATTAGGTTTGATCGTTTTCAGGAATAA
- a CDS encoding pyridoxamine 5'-phosphate oxidase family protein gives MIGKLSDQQMQTILQQNMMGRIGCSSNSRIFVVPVCYAYNGKAIIAHSAEGMKINMMRNNPQVCFEVDVINSVTNWQSVIIWGQYQEILDEKERFYSIKYLMSRLLQFTEAEKVLHSPAIVREEENGHFNANIRPVVYRISIEEMTGRFEQGD, from the coding sequence ATGATAGGTAAATTATCAGATCAGCAAATGCAAACCATCCTGCAGCAGAACATGATGGGGCGTATAGGTTGCAGCAGCAATTCAAGGATTTTTGTGGTTCCTGTATGTTATGCTTACAATGGAAAGGCCATCATTGCCCATTCTGCAGAAGGGATGAAAATTAATATGATGCGTAATAACCCACAGGTTTGTTTTGAGGTGGATGTGATTAATAGCGTTACCAACTGGCAGAGCGTTATCATTTGGGGTCAGTACCAGGAAATACTTGATGAAAAAGAAAGGTTTTATTCAATAAAGTACCTTATGAGCAGGTTATTACAATTTACCGAAGCAGAAAAGGTACTTCATAGTCCGGCAATCGTGAGAGAGGAAGAAAACGGCCATTTTAATGCTAATATCCGCCCAGTCGTTTACCGGATCTCAATTGAAGAAATGACAGGCAGATTTGAGCAGGGAGATTGA
- a CDS encoding response regulator, with translation MAKILVIEDNQAIRENITEILEMADYSVIEAADGRQGLLLAETQHPDLIVCDLSLPILDGYVVLQMLSRNDTACSVPFIFLTARAERAEIRKGMDLGADDYITKPFNPSELLSAIECQLKKSAYTRPHVINDPRVMTESMIEDPFKGLIKDRNIKTFKSKQIIYQEGTHPSCLYFILKGFVKTIRVDDDGKEFITGLFREGDFLGFVPILDKTRYSDSAHAIDQVMLSVIPISDFEEMTSLNKHAQEQIIKMLAHTIEEKEVQLLRVAYDSLRKRAADTLLSVFNKYSVAGDSNVGIKFSRGNLAAIAGVAKESFARTLADFRDEHLIDIRHGVIYLLDISKLNQLCN, from the coding sequence ATGGCTAAAATACTTGTCATTGAAGATAATCAGGCTATAAGAGAAAATATCACCGAGATACTTGAAATGGCAGATTATAGTGTTATAGAAGCTGCCGATGGAAGGCAGGGATTATTGCTTGCTGAGACCCAACATCCGGACCTTATTGTTTGTGACTTATCATTGCCTATCCTGGATGGATATGTAGTCCTGCAAATGTTATCCAGGAACGATACCGCATGCAGCGTGCCTTTTATTTTTCTGACAGCAAGGGCAGAGAGGGCAGAAATTCGAAAAGGCATGGACTTGGGAGCTGATGATTATATTACCAAACCTTTCAATCCGTCGGAGTTGTTAAGTGCCATTGAATGCCAGCTGAAGAAATCAGCCTACACCAGACCTCATGTTATAAACGATCCCCGGGTAATGACCGAAAGTATGATAGAAGACCCTTTTAAAGGCCTCATCAAAGACCGCAATATCAAAACTTTTAAAAGCAAACAGATTATTTACCAGGAAGGGACCCATCCTTCCTGTCTTTATTTTATTTTAAAAGGGTTTGTAAAAACCATCAGGGTGGATGATGATGGCAAAGAGTTTATAACCGGACTATTTAGGGAAGGAGATTTCCTCGGCTTTGTTCCCATACTTGACAAAACCCGGTACAGCGATTCGGCGCATGCAATAGACCAGGTAATGCTCTCAGTTATTCCAATTAGTGACTTCGAAGAGATGACCTCGCTTAATAAGCATGCCCAGGAACAGATCATCAAAATGTTGGCACATACTATTGAGGAAAAAGAGGTCCAGCTCTTAAGAGTGGCTTACGATTCATTGAGGAAAAGGGCTGCAGACACCTTACTTTCTGTTTTTAATAAGTACAGTGTGGCAGGTGATAGTAATGTAGGAATAAAATTCAGCAGGGGAAACCTGGCTGCAATCGCCGGAGTGGCAAAAGAATCCTTTGCCCGTACACTGGCCGATTTCCGGGATGAACACCTTATAGATATCAGGCATGGAGTGATCTATTTACTGGATATAAGTAAACTAAACCAGTTATGTAATTAA
- a CDS encoding zinc-dependent alcohol dehydrogenase family protein has protein sequence MKALVYKGPGQVALEEKEKPGLIASTDAIVKVIKTTICGTDLHILKGDVKEVAYGTILGHEGIGIVEETGSNVSNFKKGDHVLISCITSCGKCEYCRKSMYSHCQNGGWILGHLIDGTQAEYVRIPYADTSLYHIPESTNEESLVMLSDILPTGYECGVLNGQVQPGTTVAIVGAGPIGLAALTTAQFFSPAAIIMIDPDSNRLEVAKKMGATHAINNSQENAVDAIMALTEYEGVDTAMEAVGIPATFELCTQIIRPGGKIANIGVHGKSVSLALENLWSKNITITTRLVDTYTTPMLLKIVTSRKMDPGIFITHRFKFSEIETAYTTFGNAAKENALKVIISNEF, from the coding sequence ATGAAAGCACTCGTTTACAAGGGCCCCGGCCAGGTAGCCCTTGAGGAAAAAGAAAAACCTGGATTGATTGCATCAACAGATGCTATAGTGAAGGTAATAAAGACAACCATCTGCGGTACAGATCTCCATATATTGAAAGGAGATGTCAAGGAAGTCGCATATGGTACCATACTTGGACATGAAGGGATAGGAATTGTGGAAGAAACAGGGAGCAATGTCAGCAATTTCAAAAAAGGGGACCATGTATTGATCTCCTGTATTACATCCTGTGGCAAGTGTGAATATTGCCGGAAAAGTATGTATTCCCATTGTCAGAATGGCGGCTGGATATTGGGACACCTGATAGATGGGACACAGGCAGAATATGTGAGAATACCTTACGCTGATACAAGCCTGTACCATATCCCCGAAAGCACAAATGAAGAATCCCTGGTCATGTTGAGTGATATCCTGCCTACGGGTTACGAATGCGGGGTACTGAACGGGCAGGTACAACCAGGTACAACTGTGGCAATAGTGGGTGCAGGCCCAATAGGTCTGGCAGCACTTACCACAGCGCAGTTCTTTTCTCCCGCCGCTATCATTATGATTGACCCGGATAGCAACCGGCTGGAGGTAGCTAAAAAGATGGGCGCTACCCATGCGATTAACAATAGCCAGGAAAATGCAGTTGACGCTATTATGGCCCTTACTGAATATGAAGGGGTGGATACAGCCATGGAAGCTGTGGGCATTCCAGCTACATTTGAATTGTGCACACAAATCATACGGCCCGGCGGAAAAATTGCCAATATAGGGGTACATGGTAAGTCCGTATCCCTGGCACTGGAAAATTTATGGTCAAAGAATATCACTATTACGACCCGGCTGGTAGATACCTATACCACGCCAATGCTATTAAAAATAGTTACGAGCAGGAAAATGGATCCGGGGATATTTATAACACACCGGTTTAAATTTTCTGAAATAGAAACTGCATATACCACATTCGGCAATGCTGCAAAAGAAAATGCGCTGAAAGTCATTATTAGCAATGAATTTTAA
- a CDS encoding response regulator translates to MEKEANKVVFLIDDDSDDQEILRAAIHQINPGIMMEVFENGRDFMNRVDMDNCPDKPSLIILDYNMPFYSGAEVLKKLNESHLLTGIPKIIWSTATDYTTRNECISNGATNYYEKPYNYSEYFQLASNMLGYII, encoded by the coding sequence ATGGAAAAAGAAGCCAACAAAGTTGTTTTCCTGATCGATGATGATTCAGACGACCAGGAAATTCTGAGAGCTGCTATTCACCAGATAAATCCCGGTATTATGATGGAGGTATTTGAAAATGGAAGAGATTTCATGAACCGTGTAGATATGGATAACTGTCCGGACAAACCATCACTCATCATTCTTGATTACAATATGCCTTTTTATTCGGGTGCTGAGGTATTAAAAAAGCTGAATGAAAGTCATCTTTTGACAGGAATACCTAAAATCATTTGGAGCACCGCCACAGACTATACCACACGGAACGAATGCATCAGCAATGGTGCAACTAACTATTACGAGAAACCTTATAATTACTCAGAATATTTCCAGCTAGCTTCCAATATGCTGGGATATATCATATAA
- a CDS encoding polysaccharide deacetylase family protein, translating to MLLSYCLQYQQVPILCYHNINNTDSGKEDLLHISEKHFQQQMQFLYNNGYTAITPDELYAHTNGGAPLPSKPIMITFDDSHETHYSVAVPVLNKFHFRGVFFIMTVCLNKTGWLTTNEVRKMAEQGHIIACHTWDHTNLALHPSYSVKEQMLKPKAYLEKISGTSVCYFAFPYGAWNEQAIKDLKQADYIGAFQLDNHQQSTDPNFTVRRIMVSGKWTTDQLKETIDKAF from the coding sequence ATGCTATTATCATACTGCCTGCAATACCAGCAGGTACCTATCCTTTGTTATCATAATATCAATAATACTGATAGTGGTAAAGAAGACCTTTTACATATCAGTGAAAAGCATTTTCAGCAGCAGATGCAATTCCTGTATAATAATGGATATACTGCCATTACACCCGACGAATTATATGCCCACACGAACGGAGGCGCTCCCCTGCCGTCAAAACCAATCATGATCACCTTTGACGACAGCCATGAAACACATTACAGTGTGGCGGTACCGGTATTGAACAAATTTCATTTCAGGGGCGTATTTTTCATTATGACCGTCTGCCTGAATAAAACCGGATGGCTAACCACCAACGAGGTCAGGAAGATGGCGGAGCAGGGGCATATTATCGCCTGTCATACATGGGATCATACTAACCTGGCATTACATCCCTCCTATAGTGTAAAGGAGCAAATGTTAAAACCCAAAGCATATTTAGAAAAAATATCAGGCACATCTGTCTGCTATTTTGCCTTCCCATATGGCGCGTGGAATGAACAGGCTATTAAAGACCTGAAACAAGCTGATTATATCGGCGCCTTCCAGCTGGACAATCATCAGCAATCAACAGATCCCAACTTCACTGTCAGGCGTATTATGGTATCCGGTAAATGGACTACAGACCAATTGAAAGAAACAATAGATAAAGCATTTTAA